The genomic region CAGATTTGTATAAAGATTCATTTTGAAGCAGATTCAAATTGCAGCGTGGGTCCAGGATTATGTTTTgttgatttgtgtttgtttgttttactttacaAGAAAAAACAAATTCCCAAGAGAAGGAATACCTGTTGGCACACTTCAGGTGTTGGCAGAGGCATGCACTCTATGTGTACCAGGTTGCCAGCcagctatacctgcttactccgattaaaggtcacagggctagagcctatctcagcagtcctagggcgtgaggcgggttaCACCCTGGGCATGAGATGGGATAGACCCTGGGCCTGAGGCGGGGTGCATACTGGGTGTGAGGCAGGTTACACcctgggcatgaggcagggtgcaccctgggtgtgatgccagtctgtcacagtgagGTGTTTGAGTTTCTTTAATAAAAATAAGTCcaaaaaactctgttttgttcaaCTTGGATGCAAATAACAGTCATGTTTCATCATCCtgttgttttattaatttattatttgctttattttaaaattaacacttATTGATGCCCTTCTCAGCACTTTTCCCGACTCTGCTCACCTGATTGGACAAACTCAATGCCTGACAGCTCTTGATTGGATGAACACACCTGagttaatttgtgtgtgtgtgtgtgtgtgtgtgcgtgtgtgtgtgtgtgtgtggcaggatTGAGAAACAAACCAATTAGAGAAGAGTTTAATTGTCAGCTGTCCCTCACACCTGGATGATCTGCAGACAGTCTGATGCCTGTAGAACATTTCTGtgctcacatttatttatttattttacactaaATGGATTTATCATCAAACGTGGATGATTCCTTTCTGACGCCTCCGCTGTCTTTTCCACCAGGTGACACGTCTCCATCAATCTTTCTGGCATCAGCTGTCAGACTTGCTGCTTGTTTTCATGACTGAAgatttgttgttgggttttttttcttcttcttcttctagaaGAGAATGTGAGAATCTACCATATTCAGTTACCTTCCAGTCCttcacctcctcctccttctcttccTGACTCCTTCTTTCCTTCAGCAACCTGCTCCAGTAAAGACCAGCTGCCTCTGTCAGGTACAACAAGCACCTTCCTCAAACCTGACATGTTTGTCCActttaaaagtgttttttttttttttaattaggctGTAACCTATAAATATATTCATTGCTGATTATGTAACTGTCAGTTATATGTATTGATTACCTTCAGCCTGTGAAATGTCTTTATTATGGTGGCTTGTTCACTTCCCCTGGTAAAAACATCTTCTGCAGTATGGTAACGTGGACAAACTGATGGTTTTACTCTTCCAAAATGGTCAGCTATTAATGGAAGTGCCCTGTTTGCTTCTGGTTTTGGAACAAAGGTTTAATCCCTGATGCCTCAGCTGCCTAGCAACCTTGcaaattacttttatttattggTTTATGGCTAAAATTTTGAAAAGgttttgttttaattcttttgaaATGCATAAAATGATTCTTTTGTGGGGGATCAGGGGGTTTTAATACAAAAAGTTGAAACTAGTTAATCTAAAATGTGTCCAGTTTATATCGGCTTTCCACTGGATTATAGCTGTTCTTaaactaataaaatgagcagACATTAGTTGTTGTTCAGTGGATCTCCTCCTTAATGCTCCTGTCTATTCCTGATTCTGCACAGTGTCCACTGTGTCAGTTCTGGTACCAACAGATTGATCTTCTCAGGTTGGTTGTTGTCTTGGAAGCTCTGAGTCTGACAGAACCCTGGACCTTTGGAATGTGTTCAGTAACTGGACGTGATGACAGGATACCTGCTATGTGGTCACAGTGCATGTGTGCAACTCCACATGCTGAAAGAATATGTGATGTATGCAAGTCCACACCTCCACTGAGAAAGTATCTGAACATCACTATAAACCACActgtcatttttttctatttggctTCATTAATTTCTGGGGAATCTGTTTCACTGCAGAGTAGAAAGGTTTAAAATGACTCTTTCTCAAAAAAGCAGAAATAGAGCAAACATTTTGGCTACTGTTATTGTTGAATATCTGTCAGCATTACGAGCTTTTCCGCAACTGTATGTATgggttgtatttttattttttttttaaagctacagtatgtattgTCCTCTAGTGGTGAGCTTGCAGACTACATCTGCATCATTGCTTCCCTtcacactttgttttttttttttttttttatgacagttTCATGCTCCTTTGCCTTCTCTTTTGATAAGccaatatgtatgatccttagCTCCACAAAAATCAGTGTTCCAAATCTTGGTAACCAACAGACAGCACATGGGCAGGAGCTGGTGGAAACCGCTGGttcatctttttttcttctggctgGGCTGTAAAAGGCAGATGAAAGCCTAATTTAATGCTACTGTCACCACACAGAGCCCACTGTGTCATTGCGAAACCTCTCCATAGCCTGACATGGACCCCAAAAAAACTAACTACAGGTCGAAACGATGGCGATCGcatgggctgtgattggtccaaacTCTACATCATTTCCACAATCTCACTTTTCTAGTTTCAGACTTTCATGGGATAGACCAGTCTTCAGGAAAAGGTTGCGCCCCCTACTGTTCTAGCAGTGCATTGCATTGACACACACCAACCCCGTCGGAGAACTTCGAAAGGTTCACTGCTGCATTGAAGCAATTTGTATGGCCTTAGTGTTATGGAGTAGAAGAAGCATTAAAAAGGCCTTAAGTGTCACTTTTGGTTCATCCCATGTACATATGAAGGGATCATTCTAAACCTAAGAAAAAACATcaatttgttgttgcaggtaactAATTatgcactaatgaacagatggttatgaatgctatattccatttctcctAATGAACTCTATTCTTCCCACTccctcatgacccttaactgggggAAGTGGGTAGAAatcaaattctacacactgtggcATCAAGGTAAATTTGAGGTTTTGtaatttactgtatatttttatcaaCTGTGTCGGTAACATGGCCCAGGCTTTTCCCATGGCTGGGAAAAGCTGGGGACTCTgacaagggcggtcgcatctcctccactccctTATctatctgcttttaaccttcaagtccctacttcaccagacttgtgaattcctcaactatattggattctggatctattggattaaccatggaattgatcagctggtctctgaatgctattgacaccattttttttttttttttttttttctacaagaaggtcaggaccgggggagcctgcctgcccagatggaacgtatcctgcgagctatgttctcgactcctggagttcctggcgtgtggcatgcttggcacctttctctgtggaggacatcgaggacctattcatttttggtcttatggtagcagggctggtactttttggcttatgtgctgccctgatctaccggaaaattggcaagatggcggcatcaagaaccacgggccctcacttgtccgtcatgattaacgaggacggcaaggcagtgcattctcagactgcgttgactcttgaactcagacgcaaattggatgacaccttggagctgatgcgtgccttgcagttgaagctgaaggtttgaggccggtgaatattaatacaaaattaggaatattcttaattcataattgagatttggctgtgcgagtggaactgtaaaaagtgtttttcactgctcggctgcaacactacaggcatcaaggtcaattgcccactgtttttcctccagaggaatttatccagcctctggtgagattattcggctccattcttatctcaacccacaaggacaataaactgacagacttacacatggaccaaagcatgctccagtctctcctcttatcactcttcctgcccctccctccttgcggcaggcctcgtcctctcaagCTGGCCTGGCGGCATGACatgacagttgcagcggctacaaacacactcatattgcctcaattgggaaacagactgtttcaagtttagtgcacataaacaatgtcaaatgtatatgtgttgtcctaattctgtgtgccattattacagtaaacaagtagtaattgtagatcaattgctgttgtgTGCGGACATctcgttgtaatgacaatgataataaaagctatctatctgagtcttgtctgcttgaggttacttcctcaatatcatcagaggaagtttttttccttaccactgtcgcctgtgtgtttgctctaggggttggtaaggttagaccttacttgtgtgactcaccttgaggcaactttgttgtgatttggcgctatataaatgaaataaattgaaactgtaaTCTGTTATTTTTGAAAAGCACAAAAACTGTTCTCTGTAAAATTGTCAGTGCAAGCAGCTGTTGTCAGATTTGTGCTGTTGTTGAAAGTAGAATTTAAAAATAACAGATGCCTTTCAATTTTGCATCTTTTCTCCAGAGTCCATTTCTTCTCCATCTCCCCCAAGACTGAAGTTTGTGACCTACGAGAGCGAGCTGTGCCATTCTGCAGCTCTGACATCCTGCCCCTTTTGCCAGACTCGGGTCATGACCCAGGTCGTCTACCGCGTCGGGACACACGCGTGGCTCATGTGCCTTATTTTTGTGCTCTGCGGGTGAGGAGAGACACCTTCAAATAACTGCACCTCTGCTTCATAACACTGTTCCCACACTGACTGGTGATTTCTGCTTCACAGGCTGGTCCTCGGCTGCTGCCTGATCCCGTTTTTTGTTAACCACTTTAAGGATGCGTATCACACGTGCCCTCGATGCCGACAGGTGCTGCACGTACACAAGAAGACCTGCTGGCAGTGAAGCATAATAAATCAGAAATAACAGATTTTAACAATGTGTTTTGGCTTGAGCTTCAAACTGATCGCTGTAGGGAAAATAAACCTGTGGAGGAAGCTGTCAGGCCTGAATCTAATGTGCCCAAGCCAGTACTTCAGGTTTCAGTCGTATGTATGTGCTTTTGTTTCCAACTATTTTAAACATGTCAAACCTTGTTGTGACAAAACGGAGTGGATGCAGTACccttaaaaacaataaatgcactTACACCGTCCTTTGCGCAATGATGGTCTTGAACTGGAAAGTGTGTCAGTTACGCATGGACAGTGATGTGATTAGAAAAATTTGAAATCACAGGCCAAAGTCAAAATGTGCGTCACAGTACATTGATGAAGTTTGCCATCAAGCTCCTCTCTCTAACAGCTACATGGTACTCAAACCCTGAAAGATTTGACATTTTCATTATTCCCAGAAGTACAAAAAACACTTTAAATACACAAGTATGATTTGAAAAGCTTTGAACATGTGCTTGGAATTGGTCCTATTGCTGAGTGTAGAGAGCAGCTTATtatacaatttttatttatttttgcccttGAGTTCTTCAGATTGATCTGAAGATCACCTGTGCCAATTGTTTGGACAATTTGACAAAATTTGGGAcctgtggggaaaaattaagcttTTTACATAAATCCAGGGTGATGTAAAAATGGTTATTGCAGAAACTTGTTATAGAAGGTATTGAACTAAAGTTGACCCAAGGAATCCAAT from Thalassophryne amazonica chromosome 15, fThaAma1.1, whole genome shotgun sequence harbors:
- the LOC117525828 gene encoding cell death-inducing p53-target protein 1-like — translated: MYLENICVIFESIPNGNWIQRNDRYSNTELKKICCWVFFLLLLLEENVRIYHIQLPSSPSPPPPSLPDSFFPSATCSSKDQLPLSESISSPSPPRLKFVTYESELCHSAALTSCPFCQTRVMTQVVYRVGTHAWLMCLIFVLCGLVLGCCLIPFFVNHFKDAYHTCPRCRQVLHVHKKTCWQ